The genome window GGCCAAGACCCTGCGTGATGCGGCTGCCGCACTGGATCGTTCGCAAATGCTGCGTGCCGCGCTGGGTGATCCGGTGGTCGAGCACTACCTGCACACCGCGCGCTGGGAGCAACAGGAATACGACCGGCGAATCACCGACTGGGAATTGCAGCGCGGTTTTGAACGTTATTGACACAGCCCTTTTTCGAGGAGACCCGATGAACAGTATTCAACTGATTTCACCGGTTGACGGCAGCCTGTATGCCGAACGCCCGCTGACCAGCAGCCAGGCACTCGACCAGGCCCTGCGCGCTGCCCGTGATGCCCAGCGCGACTGGCGCCAGCTGCCGGTCGAGGCCCGCGCCCTGTATTGCCTGAAAGCGGTAGAGGCGATGCTGGCCATGCAGGAACAGATAGTGCCGGAGCTGGCCTGGCAGATGGGCCGCCCGGTGCGCTACGGCGCCGGCGAGTTGCGCGGCTTTGCCGAACGCGCCAATCACATGATCAGCATCGCCAGCGAGGCACTGGCTGATGTCGTGCCGCCGCCCATCGACGGCTTCAAGCGCTACATCCGCCGCGAGCCGCTGGGAACCGTGCTGGTGGTGGCGCCATGGAACTATCCCTACCTGACCGCGGTGAATGCCATCATCCCGGCGCTGATGGCCGGCAACGCCGTGCTGCTCAAACATGCCAGCCAGACCTTGCTGGTCGGTGAGCGTTTTGCCCAGGCCTTCCGCACCGCCGGCTTGCCGGACGGGCTGTTCCAAAACCTGGTACTGGATCACGGCCAGACCGCTGCACTGATCGCCTCGGGGCATGTGCAACAGGTCAACTTCACCGGCTCGGTGCACGGTGGCCAGTTGATGGAAAGTGCCGCCGCCGGTCACTTCATCGGCATGGGCCTGGAACTCGGTGGCAAGGACCCGGCCTATGTGCGGGCCGATGCCAATCTGCAGCACGCAGTGGAA of Pseudomonas pohangensis contains these proteins:
- a CDS encoding aldehyde dehydrogenase family protein — encoded protein: MNSIQLISPVDGSLYAERPLTSSQALDQALRAARDAQRDWRQLPVEARALYCLKAVEAMLAMQEQIVPELAWQMGRPVRYGAGELRGFAERANHMISIASEALADVVPPPIDGFKRYIRREPLGTVLVVAPWNYPYLTAVNAIIPALMAGNAVLLKHASQTLLVGERFAQAFRTAGLPDGLFQNLVLDHGQTAALIASGHVQQVNFTGSVHGGQLMESAAAGHFIGMGLELGGKDPAYVRADANLQHAVENLVDGSFFNSGQSCCGIERIYVDQAIYPAFVEAFVELTRQYVLGNPLQEATTLGPLVRTSAATFVRQQIAAACAGGARALIDPASFTANAVDSPYLAPQVLVNVDHGMAVMREESFGPVVGIMPVSGDEQAVGLMNDSPFGLTASLWSQDLARCEDLSQQIEAGTLFMNRCDYLDPALAWTGVKHSGRGVSLSRIGYEHLTRAKSFHLRHSL